In Pongo abelii isolate AG06213 chromosome 5, NHGRI_mPonAbe1-v2.0_pri, whole genome shotgun sequence, a single genomic region encodes these proteins:
- the LOC112133772 gene encoding steroid 21-hydroxylase yields the protein MLLLGLLLLLPLLAGARLLWNWWKLRSLHLPPLAPGFLHLLQPDLPIYLLGLTQKFGPIYRLHLGLQDVVVLNSKRTIEEAMVKKWADFAGRPEPLTYKLVSKNYPDLSLGDYSLLWKAHKKLTRSALLLGIRDSMEPVVEQLTQEFCERMRAQAGTPVAIEEEFSLLTCSIICYLTFGDKIKEDNLMPAYYKCIQEVLKTWSHWSIQIVDVIPFLRFFPNPGLRRLKQAIERRDHIVEKQLRQHKESLVAGQWRDMMDYMLQGVAQPSVEEGSGQLLEGHVHMAAVDLLIGGTETTANTLSWAVVFLLHHPEIQQRLQEELDHELGPGASSSRVPYKDRARLPLLNATIAEVLRLRPVVPLALPHRTTRPSSISGYDIPEGTVIIPNLQGAHLDETVWERPHEFWPDRFLEPGKNSRALAFGCGARVCLGEPLARLELFVVLTRLLQAFTLLPPGDALPSLQPLPHCSVILKMQPFQVRLQPRGMGAHSPGQSQ from the exons ATGCTGCTCCTgggcctgctgctgctgctgcccctgcTGGCTGGCGCCCGCCTGCTGTGGAACTGGTGGAAGCTCCGGAGCCTCCACCTCCCGCCTCTTGCCCCGGGCTTCTTGCACCTGCTACAGCCCGACCTCCCCATCTATCTGCTCGGCCTGACTCAGAAATTCGGGCCCATCTACAGGCTCCACCTTGGGCTTCAAG ATGTGGTGGTGCTGAACTCCAAAAGGACCATTGAGGAAGCCATGGTCAAAAAGTGGGCAGACTTTGCTGGCAGACCTGAGCCACTTACCT ACAAGCTGGTGTCTAAGAACTACCCAGACCTGTCCTTGGGAGACTACTCCCTGCTCTGGAAAGCCCACAAGAAGCTCACCCGCTCAGCCCTGCTGCTGGGCATCCGTGACTCCATGGAGCCAGTGGTGGAGCAGCTGACCCAAGAGTTCTGCGAG CGCATGAGAGCCCAGGCCGGCACCCCTGTGGCCATTGAGGAGGAATTCTCTCTCCTCACCTGTAGCATCATCTGTTACCTCACCTTCGGAGACAAGATCAAG GAGGACAACTTAATGCCTGCCTATTACAAATGTATCCAGGAGGTGTTAAAAACCTGGAGCCACTGGTCCATCCAAATTGTGGATGTGATTCCCTTTCTCAGG TTCTTCCCCAATCCAGgtctccggaggctgaagcaggccaTAGAGAGGAGGGACCACATCGTGGAGAAGCAGCTGAGGCAGCACAAG GAGAGCCTGGTGGCAGGCCAGTGGAGGGACATGATGGACTACATGCTCCAAGGGGTGGCACAGCCGAGTGTGGAAGAGGGCTCTGGACAGCTCCTGGAAGGGCATGTGCACATGGCTGCAGTGGACCTCCTGATCGGTGGCACTGAGACCACGGCAAACACCCTCTCCTGGGCCGTGGTTTTTTTGCTTCACCACCCTGAG ATTCAGCAGCGACTGCAGGAGGAGCTAGACCACGAACTGGGCCCTGGTGCCTCCAGCTCCCGGGTCCCCTACAAGGACCGTGCACGGCTGCCCTTGCTCAATGCCACCATCGCCGAGGTGCTGCGCCTGCGGCCCGTTGTGCCCTTAGCCTTGCCCCACCGCACCACACGGCCCAGCAG CATCTCCGGCTACGACATCCCTGAGGGCACAGTCATCATCCCAAACCTCCAAGGCGCCCACCTGGATGAGACGGTCTGGGAGAGGCCACATGAGTTCTGGCCTG ATCGCTTCCTGGAGCCAGGCAAGAACTCCAGAGCTCTGGCCTTCGGCTGCGGGGCCCGTGTGTGCCTGGGCGAGCCGCTGGCGCGCCTGGAGCTCTTCGTGGTGCTGACCCGACTGCTGCAGGCCTTCACGCTGCTGCCCCCCGGGGACGCCCTGccctccctgcagcccctgcccCACTGCAGTGTCATCCTCAAGATGCAGCCTTTCCAAGTGCGGCTGCAGCCCCGGGGGATGGGGGCCCACAGCCCGGGCCAGAGCCAGTGA